From Astatotilapia calliptera chromosome 19, fAstCal1.2, whole genome shotgun sequence, a single genomic window includes:
- the LOC113012076 gene encoding peptidase M20 domain-containing protein 2, with the protein MLSGDMEKRQQMKDDLQRCIDAHKGELHSLSRDIWSNPEVAGNEKHAHDRLVRFFSQDQTWTVQSHYKLPTAFRASWGPVGGGVGDPVLNVGFLCEYDALPGIGHACGHNLIAEVGAAAAVGLKAALENQTELPVPVKITVLGTPAEEALGGKIELINAGAFADIDLVFMAHPAQQDASFHPCIIIEEMLVKYYGKASHAAAYPWEGVNALDAAVLAYNNISVLRQQLKPDWRIHGIIKHGGEKPNIIPAYTELEFYLRVPLLKDLCDLKAKAEACFRAAAGATGCQVEITFPTPTYYNILPNATLASMYESNGKALGIHFPEQTASFCGSTDFGNVSFIVPGIHPFFYICTDALNHTEEYTEAAGAEKAQLYTLRTAKALSMTAVDVVCCPDLLKKVRDDFRLAKLKQK; encoded by the exons ATGCTGTCGGGCGATATGGAGAAACGACAGCAGATGAAGGACGACCTGCAGCGGTGCATAGACGCACACAAAGGCGAGCTGCACAGTCTGAGTAGAGACATTTGGAGCAATCCTGAAGTCGCCGGTAACGAGAAACATGCGCACGACCGGCTTGTCCGCTTCTTTTCTCAGGACCAGACATGGACGGTCCAAAGTCACTACAAACTTCCGACCGCGTTCAGGGCCAGCTGGGGTCCAGTTGGTGGAGGGGTGGGAGACCCAGTGTTGAACGTGGGGTTCCTGTGCGAGTATGACGCCCTCCCAGGTATCGGCCACGCGTGCGGGCACAACCTGATAGCAGAGGTGGGCGCTGCGGCCGCTGTGGGGCTGAAGGCTGCTTTAGAGAACCAGACCGAGCTCCCGGTGCCTGTGAAG ATAACTGTTCTGGGAACTCCTGCCGAGGAGGCGTTAGGAGGAAAGATTGAGCTAATCAATGCCGGGGCCTTTGCTGATATTGATCTTGTCTTCATGGCTCATCCAGCTCAGCAGGATGCTTCGTTTCACCCTTGCATCATAATCGAAGA GATGTTAGTGAAGTACTATGGGAAGGCGTCTCATGCAGCTGCATACCCTTGGGAGGGAGTGAATGCCCTGGATGCGGCCGTCCTGGCCTATAACAACATCTCTGTACTCAGACAGCAGCTCAAACCAGACTGGAGGATTCATG GCATCATCAAACACGGAGGAGAGAAGCCCAACATTATCCCGGCATACACTGAATTAGAGTTTTATTTGCGCGTCCCGTTGCTCAAAGACCTATGTGACCTGAAGGCTAAAGCTGAAGCTTGCTTCAGGGCAGCTGCCGGAGCAACCGGTTGCCAA GTGGAGATCACCTTCCCAACCCCTACCTACTATAACATTCTACCTAATGCCACACTGGCAAGCATGTATGAAAGCAATGGAAAAGCTTTGGGAATTCACTTTCCAGAGCAGACAGCCAGCTTCTGCg GTTCTACAGACTTTGGCAACGTGTCATTCATAGTCCCTGGTATTCATCCGTTTTTCTACATCTGCACTGATGCATTAAATCATACGGAGGAATACACCGAAGCAGCAG GAGCTGAAAAGGCCCAGTTGTACACCCTGAGGACAGCCAAGGCCCTGTCTATGACAGCTGTGGATGTAGTGTGCTGTCCTGATCTGCTTAAGAAAGTGAGAGACGACTTTAGACTGGCCAAACTGAAACAGAAGTGA
- the tonsl gene encoding tonsoku-like protein has protein sequence MSVSREIKQLQKAKSKAQSSNNLKEEANICNQLGELLSRSGDYQAAIREHQQELALSEVLIDVIGRAVANRKIGECFAELGNIEAALKHQRLHLDLARSVRDHAEEQRALATIGRTYLFRYETDQSRKSLEEAEEAFRKSLGIVDDRLEGTVPQREINEMKARLFLNLGLVCDHLGEHKRCSEFIRRSVFIAEKSQLLEDLYRANFNLGNIYFRNGQRSNSVRCLEQAKECARKIKDKFSESECFHCIGKVQLSLGDFVAARRSLKKAVLLGSQQPLDRQTVKIAFKYADRGCKLEEELGEDQGKKPSSHQAVELAEQLGDLCCKVGCYSKALEAYQAQLKGAEALGKPARELAVIHVSLAATYADLKQHSKSVEHYRKELALRQGSSTEECSTWLNIAAAQEESGCALEDVERSYNTALRCAQESGQARLQKRVLRLWLASQRRSGSSDADNTEARLQELCASEGWNPDGSDGEEEEEEEMENSEPLDDSDVILSDSDDDLEGYDKMVSGRRKTGRWNKRNEKGETSLHRACIDGNLKQVQYLVEQGHPVNPRDYCGWTPLHEACNHGHYDIVALLLEHGANVNDPGGPLCEGVTPLHDAVACGNLEVTRLLVERGACVTLRNSKGETALDTLRQWQRTYSRELDHETRQKCIATERLLRKALAGGVPAAPAPAKPFDALQDSQLFDAESSEPLSSTGGGSFSRQDWPRSRSSEVKASGASRKQRQTNGSTQRNRARGTEAAVLYGINSSSSDDSEPDTPVSPLRPVRPRQGFPAAQSQKEPPANKEAASVPTSGQEGIRQASTPSVFAREEYHSAIRGLGSAKTLLQGLSQPQLSSTPAVSSSTKSALVPEDEYLADDWLEDDLVEIQPKKKRRLRMEQNGPRVEETASSSAARSQNKHLNLDTTCRGSAVSSLSSRGLSQRKNSLGKPHQVKMTQIPGVARLGRREVNRSHSPTVTEDDDSRSDTPPPPLLIHAQPPTQTLAAPMPTSLPPPIRMRVRVQEDVFLIPVPQSEANSCSVSWLCEQAAQRYYQKCGLLPRLSLQKEGALLSPQDQLLAVLHTNEEVLAEVCSWDLPPLPERYKKACQSLAVDENKRVSRLCEVQDRGFSVSVCGLGLAASSLSPLLRALKLQASLTELRISGNRMSDDLLPELIATTLTMPRLQLLDISANCITGDGLEKAVNALKGQSAPAFPCLEELDLSMNPLGDGVSESLSCLLSCCPVLAKLSLQACGLTARFLQQHRLLLASALTGTGHLKAVCLSHNPLGSTGFELVLKTLPLHCLTHVDLSAVCRGPADYPALEHLAKVLSQDECSLTHLSLAANGLTDSSVATLARCLSSCPTLVSLNLSGNPSVTSVGLHNILASVREARRPLTLLNLEGCQVSGPWESQDLDSLSELVQDIRLCSQTLNKLDRQTLKQSWDRTQSHGHFLDRNSKCLLSATST, from the exons ATGAGTGTTTCACGGGAAATTAAAC agctgcagaaagcAAAGAGCAAAGCCCAGAGCAGCAACAACTTAAAGGAGGAAGCCAACATCTGTAATCAGCTAGGAGAGCTGCTGTCCAGGAGCG GTGATTATCAGGCTGCCATTAGGGAGCACCAGCAGGAGTTGGCTCTCTCTGAAGTGTTAATTGATGTGATTGGACGAGCTGTGGCCAATCGTAAGATAGGAGAGTGCTTTGCAGAGTTGGGCAACATTGAGGCAGCTTTAAAA CACCAGCGTCTTCACCTGGACCTGGCTCGATCTGTCAGAGATCATGCTGAAGAGCAAAGGGCGCTGGCCACTATCGGTCGGACCTACCTCTTCCGTTATGAAACGGACCAATCGAGGAAGAGCTTGGAGGAAGCAGAGGAGGCCTTCAGGAAGAGCTTGGGCATTGTGGATGACCGGCTGGAAG GGACTGTGCCACAGCGAGAGATCAATGAGATGAAGGCGCGTCTCTTCCTCAATCTGGGTCTGGTCTGTGATCATCTGGGCGAGCACAAACGCTGCAGCGAGTTCATCCGGCGAAGTGTATTTATTGCCGA GAAGAGCCAGCTGCTGGAGGATCTCTACCGTGCAAACTTTAACCTGGGCAACATCTACTTCCGTAACGGTCAACGCTCTAATTCGGTCCGCTGCTTAGAGCAGGCCAAAGAGTGCGCCCGGAAGATTAAAGACAAATTTAGTGAGAGCGAGTGCTTTCACTGCATCGGCAAG GTGCAGCTGTCTCTGGGTGACTTTGTAGCAGCGCGACGATCTCTGAAGAAAGCGGTCTTGCTGGGTTCCCAGCAGCCGCTGGACAGACAGACGGTGAAGATAGCTTTCAAATATG CTGACCGAGGCTGTAAATTAGAGGAAGAGCTGGGGGAAGATCAGGGCAAAAAACCCAGCTCCCATCAGGCTGTCGAGTTGGCAGAGCAGCTTGGGGAtctctgctgtaaagttggctGCTACAGCAAAGCTCTGGAAGCTTATCAAGCTCAG CTAAAGGGTGCTGAGGCGTTGGGAAAGCCTGCCAGGGAGCTGGCTGTCATCCACGTGTCCCTGGCTGCCACCTACGCAGACCTGAAACAACACAGCAAGTCAGTGGAGCACTACAGAAAGGAGCTGGCGTTACGACAGGGCAGCTCTACAGAG GAGTGTAGCACGTGGCTAAACATCGCAGCAGCTCAGGAGGAGAGCGGCTGTGCTTTGGAGGATGTGGAGAGGAGCTACAATACAGCTTTACGCTGTGCTCAGGAGTCTGGACAGGCCAGACTGCAG AAGCGCGTGTTGAGGCTCTGGCTGGCGTCCCAGAGACGAAGCGGCTCATCGGATGCTGACAACACCGAGGCGAGGCTGCAGGAGCTGTGTGCTTCGGAGGGCTGGAATCCAGATGGGAGTgatggtgaggaggaagaggaggaggaaatggaGAACAGCGAACCGCTGGATGACAGTGATGTCATCCTCTCAGACTCAG ACGATGATCTGGAGGGTTATGACAAGATGGTGTCAgggaggaggaaaacaggacGG TGGAACAAGCGGAACGAGAAGGGAGAGACGTCTCTTCACAGAGCATGCATAGATGGGAATCTGAAGCAGGTCCAGTACCTGGTAGAACAG GGTCACCCAGTGAACCCCAGGGACTACTGTGGCTGGACTCCCCTCCATGAAGCCTGCAACCATGGTCACTATG ATATCGTGGCTCTGCTCTTGGAGCACGGCGCTAACGTTAACGACCCCGGTGGCCCTTTATGCGAGGGTGTGACTCCTCTCCACGACGCCGTCGCATGTGGCAATTTAGAAGTCACAAGGCTCTTGGTGGAACGAGGGGCCTGTGTCACACTGCGCAACTCCaag GGTGAAACTGCTTTGGACACCTTGCGTCAGTGGCAGAGGACCTACAGCAGGGAGCTGGATCATGAGACCAGGCAGAAGTGTATTGCTACAGAGAGACTTCTGAGGAAGGCGCTAGCAGGAGGAG TGCCTGCAGCTCCGGCCCCGGCCAAGCCTTTTGATGCCCTGCAGGACAGCCAGCTGTTTGATGCGGAGAGTTCTGAGCCACTCTCGTCCACTGGAGGGGGCTCTTTCTCCCGCCAAGACTGGCCGCGAAGCAGGAGCTCGGAGGTGAAAGCGTCAGGCGCCAGCCGCAAACAGCGGCAGACCAATGGCTCAACACAGCGGAACAGAGCCAGGGGAACAGAAGCTGCTGTACTGTATGGG attaATAGCAGCAGCTCAGATGACAGCGAGCCTGACACCCCGGTTAGTCCTCTCCGTCCTGTCCGTCCTAGAcaaggtttcccagcagctCAGAGTCAGAAAGAACCTCCTGCAAACAAAGAAGCTGCCTCAGTTCCCACCTCAGGACAGGAAGGCATCAGGCAGGCCTCTACGCCGTCTGTGTTTGCCCGAGAAGAGTACCACAGTGCCATCAGAGGCTTGGGCAGCGCCAAAACACTTCTCCAGGGTCTCTCGCAGCCTCAGCTCTCCAGCACACCTGCCGTTTCTTCCAGCACCAAATCAGCTCTTGTTCCCGAGGACGAGTATCTGGCTGATGACTGGTTGGAAGACGATTTGGTGGAGATCCAGCCGAAGAAAAAGCGGAGGCTTCGGATGGAGCAGAATGGGCCAAGAGTAGAGGAAACTGCTTCGTCTTCTGCAGCTCGAAGTCAAAACAAGCATTTAAACTTGGACACAACCTGCAGAG GATCTGCAGTTTCCTCCCTCTCCAGTAGAGGCCTCTCTCAGAGAAAGAACAGCTTGGGGAAGCCTCACCAGGTCAAAATGACTCAGATACCAGGTGTGGCCAGACTGGGGAGAAGAGAAGTCAACCGGTCACACAGTCCCACTGTTACAGAAGATGACGATTCGAGATCAGACACACCGCCCCCACCTCTCCTTATCCATGCTCAG CCTCCAACTCAAACTTTGGCTGCTCCTATGCCCACGTCACTTCCTCCACCAATCAGAATGAGGGTCCGGGTTCAGGAAGACGTCTTCCTGATCCCAGTTCCACAAAG TGAGGCCAACTCCTGCTCTGTGTCGTGGCTGTGTGAGCAGGCAGCTCAGCGTTACTACCAGAAATGTGGCCTCCTGCCTCGACTCTCTCTGCAGAAAGAAGGCGCTCTGCTCTCCCCGCAGGACCAGCTACTGGCCGTCCTGCACACAAATGAAGAG GTTCTGGCTGAAGTTTGCTCGTGGGatctccctcctctccctgaGCGATACAAGAAGGCCTGTCAAAGTCTGGCAGTGG ATGAGAACAAGCGTGTCTCCCGGCTATGTGAGGTTCAGGACCGGGGTTTCTCCGTGTCAGTGTGCGGACTCGGTTTGGCCGCCTCTTCCCTCAGCCCGCTCCTCCGTGCCCTAAAACTTCAGGCCAGCCTCACTGAGCTGCGAATTTCTGGCAACCGTATGTCTGACGACCTTCTCCCTGAGCTGATTGCCACAACGCTCACCATGCCTCGTCTGCAGCTGCTGGACATTTCTGCCAACTGCATTACAGGGGACGGCCTGGAGAAGGCTGTAAATGCTTTAAAGGGACAGAGTGCACCTGCATTCCCG TGCCTGGAGGAGCTGGACCTCAGTATGAACCCACTGGGGGACGGCGTGTCTGAGTCTCTGTCCTGTCTGCTGTCCTGCTGCCCTGTGCTAGCCAAGCTGTCTCTGCAGGCCTGTGGCCTCACTGCTCGTTTCCTTCAGCAGCATCGACTGCTGCTAGCCAGCGCGCTCACAG GCACAGGCCATTTGAAAGCAGTGTGCCTGTCCCACAATCCCCTGGGCTCCACCGGCTTTGAGCTGGTGTTAAAGACTCTGCCCCTCCACTGCCTCACACACGTGGACCTGTCAGCTGTCTGCAGAGGGCCTGCTGATTACCCGGCACTGGAACACCTCGCCAAAGTCCTGTCACAG gacGAGTGCTCTCTGACCCACCTCAGCCTGGCTGCAAATGGGCTGACAGACAGCAGCGTAGCTACCTTGGCGAG GTGCCTCTCGTCGTGTCCCACACTGGTGAGTCTGAATCTGTCAGGAAATCCGTCTGTTACATCAGTGGGACTTCACAACatcctggcgtctgtcagagaGGCCCGTCGACCACTGACACTTCTAAACCTCGAAG GTTGTCAGGTCTCTGGCCCCTGGGAGAGTCAAGACCTGGACAGTTTGTCAGAGCTGGTCCAGGATATCCGTCTTTGCTCTCAGACCCTCAAC
- the LOC113011932 gene encoding gamma-aminobutyric acid receptor subunit rho-1-like, which translates to MQVDAAFVLFCVWLAGAAGKMVQSRGHKLETYKQSRLRRDARMDGGGGHKTGSPIYKRSPDMTKSLMTKSEQLLRIDDHDFTMRPAFGGPPIPVGVDVQVESLDTISEVDMDFTMTLYLRHYWKDERLSFPSTNNQSMTFDSRLVKKIWVPDMFFVHSKRSFIHDTTTDNVMLRVYPDGNVLYSLRVTVTAMCNMDLSRFPLDTQTCSLEIESYAYTDDDLMLYWKKGNESLNTDDRISLSQFLIQKFHTTTKLAFYSSTGWYNRLYIHFTLRRHIFFFLLQTYFPATLMVMLSWVSFWIDRRAVPARVPLGITTVLTMSTIITGVNASMPRVSYIKAVDIYLWVSFVFVFLSVIEYAAVNYLSTVQERKERKLRERLPCTCGIGNPDEMMIDPQITGYGSTDVNITGNYGLPENGGRQERILAQVALNDPQITGQVKASRGYVNIWIDTHAIDKYSRVVFPGAYILFNIIYWSIYL; encoded by the exons ATGCAGGTGGATGCGGCGTTTGTGCTCTTCTGTGTTTGGCTGGCGGGCGCAGCTGGGAAGATGGTTCAGTCGAGAGGTCACAAGCTGGAAACCTACAAACAAAGCAG GTTGCGAAGAGACGCCAGGATGGATGGCGGAGGAGGTCACAAAACTGGAAG cCCAATTTACAAGCGAAGCCCAGACATGACAAAATCTCTGATGACAAAATCCGAGCAGCTCCTGAGAATAGACGACCACGATTTCACCATGAGGCCAGCGTTTGGAG GTCCTCCAATTCCTGTTGGTGTAGATGTTCAGGTTGAAAGTCTGGATACCATCTCAGAGGTGGACATG GACTTTACCATGACGCTGTACCTGCGTCATTACTGGAAGGACGAGCGGCTTTCCTTTCCAAGCACCAACAACCAGAGCATGACCTTCGACAGTCGCCTGGTGAAGAAAATTTGGGTTCCTGACATGTTCTTTGTTCACTCTAAGCGCTCTTTCATCCACGACACCACCACCGACAACGTCATGCTGAGGGTTTATCCTGACGGCAATGTGCTCTACAGTCTCAG AGTCACAGTCACTGCTATGTGCAACATGGATCTCAGCCGCTTTCCCCTGGACACCCAAACCTGCTCGCTGGAGATTGAGAGCT ATGCGTACACAGATGACGACCTGATGCTTTACTGGAAGAAAGGAAACGAATCCCTGAACACAGACGACAGAATATCTCTGTCCCAGTTCCTCATCCAGAAATTTCACACCACCACCAAGCTGGCTTTCTACAGCAGCACAG GCTGGTACAATCGTTTGTACATCCACTTCACCCTGCGGCGCCACATATTCTTCTTCCTGCTGCAGACTTACTTCCCTGCTACTCTCATGGTTATGCTCTCCTGGGTGTCGTTCTGGATTGACCGAAGGGCTGTCCCCGCCAGGGTACCGCTAG GCATCACCACCgtgctgaccatgtccaccaTCATCACCGGGGTCAATGCTTCGATGCCTCGGGTCTCCTACATCAAAGCTGTGGACATTTACCTCTGGGtcagttttgtctttgtcttcctTTCGGTGATAGAGTACGCAGCGGTGAACTACCTCTCCACCGTAcaggagaggaaagagaggaagCTGAGGGAGAGA CTTCCATGTACATGCGGCATTGGCAACCCTGATGAAATGATGATCGACCCCCAGATCACTGGATATGGGTCCACAGATGTCAACATCACAGGAAATTATGGGTTGCCAGAAAACGGGGGCCGCCAGGAACGAATTTTGGCCCAAGTGGCACTGAACGACCCACAGATCACAGGCCAGGTGAAGGCATCTAGAGGCTACGTGAACATCTGGATAGACACCCATGCCATAGACAAGTACTCAAGGGTCGTCTTTCCTGGAGCCTACATCCTTTTTAACATCATCTACTGGTCCATCTACTTGTAA